In the genome of Leishmania braziliensis MHOM/BR/75/M2904 contig, possible fusion of chromosomes 20 and 34, one region contains:
- a CDS encoding putative actin-like protein gives MSVVEVGTFNVRAGYIGDATCTWCVPALRAAAAPEEVNLISLLYTASKNLDTAPLLSSAFANDEAGRDEGTSLSQSGETVPHALLPLWSLRQLQRYPNTHIDSLRRLKRDVLENAEQDPLCLVLPEVWHERTDVLEALFQLILETPGLTTALYCMRPSVGWAFASGSASSIVLDVGHSHTTVTAVLDGYALRHSVDTIPVGGDAVTAQYSELLSEHRPVVEAAAPALSHSVAREIYWCDWVADVKHCLAHVLPYVGGVGDVASVRGKGPASTAVKGTVVRAATDLQAPDGTRVQLDERKAALPFEVFFGTTGDGKRNVATLMAMCKRQMDPEWQLHTVPHLLAGGGSLVLGFRDRMLEELKALDSSYFRCEREGGLNVAQTADGAWVGASMAASSSSFEPLWVTRGEWAEEGASVLYRKLFY, from the coding sequence ATGTCTGTGGTGGAGGTTGGCACGTTTAACGTCCGGGCGGGTTACATTGGCGACGCGACGTGTACCTGGTGTGTACCGGCActgcgcgccgctgccgccccgGAAGAGGTAAATCTTATTTCACTTCTGTACACCGCCAGTAAGAACCTCGacacggcgccgctgctgtcctcAGCCTTCGCGAATGATGAGGCTGGCAGAGATGAAGGCACCTCGCTGAGTCAAAGCGGTGAGACTGTCCCACACGCGCTACTTCCGTTGTGGAGTCTGCGCCAACTGCAGCGCTATCCCAATACACACATTGACTCGCTGCGCCGACTAAAGCGAGACGTGTTGGAGAACGCTGAGCAGGACCCGCTCTGTCTCGTCCTGCCTGAGGTCTGGCACGAGCGGACGGACGTTTTGGAGGCGTTGTTTCAGCTCATCCTCGAAACCCCCGGCCTCACGACGGCTCTCTACTGCATGCGACCGAGTGTGGGATGGGCATTTGCGTCTGGCTCTGCCTCGAGCATTGTGCTGGATGTGGGCCATAGCCACACAACTGTTACCGCCGTTTTGGATGGCTATGCACTACGCCATTCCGTTGACACGATTCCCGttggcggcgacgccgtcacGGCCCAGTACAGCGAACTGCTGAGCGAGCACCGACCTGTCGTcgaggcagctgcgccagcgttGTCGCATAGCGTGGCGCGAGAGATTTATTGGTGCGATTGGGTGGCCGACGTGAAGCACTGCTTGGCACACGTGCTGCCGTATGTGGGTGGAGTCGGTGATGTTGCGTCTGTTAGGGGGAAGGGACCCGCGTCAACAGCCGTCAAGGGGACTGTCGTGCGCGCTGCAACAGACTTGCAGGCACCGGACGGCACACGAGTGCAACTCGACGAGCGCAAGGCTGCTCTACCCTTCGAGGTGTTTTTTGGCACAACTGGCGACGGGAAGCGGAATGTGGCGACACTGATGGCCATGTGCAAGCGACAGATGGACCCGGAATGGCAGCTGCATACAGTGCCGCACTTGCTTGCGGGAGGCGGTAGCCTTGTACTTGGCTTCCGCGACCGCATGCTGGAGGAACTGAAAGCGCTGGACTCCTCCTACTTCCGCTGtgagcgggagggggggctgaATGTGGCGCAGACTGCCGACGGTGCGTGGGTAGGGGCGTCCATGGCCGCCTCCAGTTCCTCCTTTGAGCCGCTGTGGGTGACACGCGGTGAGTGGGCTGAGGAAGGCGCCTCGGTGCTGTACCGTAAGCTCTTCTACTAG